The proteins below are encoded in one region of Rhinolophus sinicus isolate RSC01 linkage group LG07, ASM3656204v1, whole genome shotgun sequence:
- the JUND gene encoding transcription factor JunD — translation METPFYGDEALSGLGGGVSSSGSGGSFASPGRLFPGAPPTAAAGSMMKKDALTLSLSEQVAAALKPAAAPPPAPLRTDGAPGAAPPDGLLASPDLGLLKLASPELERLIIQSNGLVTTTPTSTQFLYPKVAASEEQEFAEGFVKALEDLHKQNQLGAGAASAAASAGGPSGTAAGAAPPGELAPAAATPEAPVYANLSSYAGGTGSAGGAATVAFAAEPVPFPPPPPGVLGPPRLAALKDEPQTVPDVPSFGESPPLSPIDMDTQERIKAERKRLRNRIAASKCRKRKLERISRLEEKVKTLKSQNSELASTASLLREQVAQLKQKVLSHVNSGCQLLPQHQVPAY, via the coding sequence ATGGAAACACCCTTCTACGGCGATGAGGCGCTAAGCGGCCTGGGCGGCGGCGTCAGTAGCAGTGGCAGTGGCGGCAGCTTCGCGTCCCCGGGTCGCCTGTTTCCCGGGGCGCCCCCGACGGCAGCGGCCGGCAGCATGATGAAGAAGGACGCGCTGACGCTGAGCCTGAGCGAGCAGGTGGCGGCGGCGCTCAAGCCCGCAGCCGCACCGCCCCCGGCCCCCCTGCGCACGGACGGTGCCCCGGGGGCGGCGCCCCCCGACGGCCTGCTCGCCTCGCCGGACCTGGGGCTGCTCAAGCTCGCCTCGCCTGAACTCGAGCGCCTCATCATCCAGTCCAACGGGCTGGTCACCACTACGCCGACGAGCACGCAGTTCCTCTACCCCAAGGTGGCGGCCAGCGAAGAGCAGGAGTTCGCCGAAGGCTTTGTCAAGGCCCTGGAGGATTTGCACAAGCAGAACCAGCTGGGTGCGGGCGCGGCCTCCGCTGCTGCCTCGGCTGGGGGACCCTCGGGCACGGCAGCGGGCGCCGCGCCTCCCGGCGAGCTGGCCCCGGCGGCGGCCACGCCCGAGGCGCCGGTCTACGCGAACCTGAGCAGCTATGCGGGAGGCACCGGGAGCGCAGGGGGCGCTGCGACGGTAGCCTTCGCCGCCGAGCCCGTGCCCTTCCCGCCGCCGCCCCCGGGCGTGCTGGGGCCGCCGCGCCTGGCTGCGCTCAAAGATGAGCCGCAGACAGTGCCCGACGTGCCGAGCTTCGGTGAGAGCCCGCCGCTGTCGCCCATAGACATGGACACGCAAGAGCGCATCAAGGCGGAGCGCAAGCGGCTGCGAAACCGCATAGCTGCTTCCAAGTGCCGCAAGCGCAAGCTGGAGCGCATCTCGCGCCTCGAGGAGAAAGTGAAGACGCTCAAGAGCCAGAACTCGGAGTTGGCGTCCACGGCGAGCCTGCTGCGCGAGCAGGTGGCGCAGCTCAAGCAGAAGGTCCTCAGCCACGTCAACAGCGGctgccagctgctgccccagcaccaGGTGCCCGCGTACTGA
- the IQCN gene encoding IQ domain-containing protein N, with translation MVPHHIPRLRAVVESQRFKNVLVDEMDMIVSRAATLIQSNWKRYRLRQKLISQIRAAKAIQEAWRRFNTRRLLRFGKVVEKKVSVDEGDIPYHPPQQVRFQHSKNGRSLSAPPIMVSKETQFPSADSLAAYTHQLAPQQPLGAPQASCAPGGPSITFLPDQTISIRLPCPVSPEAKRHPCLLTRMVRSPNLVHIEGDTIKTKQQARANKAGAPGTPQAERDAHVLHGPHKTQTQDLVEAEVLQDPPQPGPAPVMLKNPLQQCLVPPITMTKSPPQMYPATALTKTPLHSCLASMMNRAPTQPCPAPTATIAKTPPQVDPAVPMAKTALQSCLTAILNKIPTQPCPAPAIMTTKTPPQPCPAAPVTKTPAQMRPTALMTNTAPQARLAAVMAKIPPQICLLTSIIKPPTQTSPEPMMAKTPVQTCPVPMMAKTPPQTCSEPVMAETPVRSCPVPMMAKTPVQTCPGPVMAKILPQTCPVPVIAKTPPQTCPGPVMAKILPQTCPGPVIAKTPPQMRLAATMAKTPLQTCPAATIAKTPSQILPGASMTKTPPQTRLAAMITKTPAQLRSVATILRTLCLLPPTAGNLKASPPAVMTAGTPNTLSHKCLNKPKATAVVTARQTVKVSSHSHLTGGKMKYCPPPHLGARSPKSPARPLLEADKIKAFSQKQVKTATKSSSSVAVEVPRAKPWAKVAEHRNKVSSQARLRTDVMNVQSHVYVTGETAVVLPQAQLGTCPAKSSPPAQLATCSTTTSAQGHLLTELTATLPQAYLGTCLSKAPPQAYPPAQLTTAPSLAYPGMCLTKTQSQAHLATGVLSQAHLLTGLTKAQSQAQLVTETAKCLYPAHQASELSNKTNSQPLLTGFKASTQPYLHIGSLGTLSRAKTEDRLTQLPAHSYMQGKATQGPCQGSSKTQSMLMPLLSSSGHPTCNVESWGDSGVARAQPSTASPAAPSQEELAASQLPSLCAELATVLGSQEDLRTLLVKALAQGEVRAALNQALSKEILGATIAKALPQSALGTALVKALSWGELGASLSRVLSRGELRAELTKAMQGKLVDVLSKALTEEERATLSQALCQGELGAVLSQSLSQAVLKTGLVLPKATASKTAGRGMMVMPAPVEMDYRGSQSTAWGPTLSPGRPQLSKGPVNAGVAGGPARNSAAPSVAIGPMTSAVAPGAVWEPTRCAVSWDAVGREAAVDPGRSGKLVASVQAVEKIIVRAVVTIQACTRGYLVRQTIKVWHQWAVVIQAAWRGYRVRRDLTQLCRAATIIQATWRGYCIRQSCAQQMLPLGTWAKVGSRVISTPSHRCFQSCQPHVCAFCQPSSTGLGSFPSVVMLVGSNPRTCHMCGHTLPTRVVQGMGQGTMGQADMSRGCDTQLTHQSTQQLHSQNKAATIIQAAWRGFVVRHQLRKQQVAAKMLQATWRGHYTRASLTTDALLGPAVWDNPQNMQWPGV, from the exons ATGGTGCCTCATCACATCCCACGCCTCCGGGCTGTGGTGGAGAGCCAGCGCTTCAAGAACGTCCTGGTTGACGAGATGGACATGATAGTGTCTCGCGCAGCTACGCTCATCCAATCCAACTGGAAGCGCTACCGGCTCCGGCAGAAGCTCATCTCCCAGATACGGGCAGCTAAGGCCATTCAGGAGGCCTGGCGACGCTTCAACACCAGGCGCCTCCTCCGGTTTGGCAAAGTGGTAGAGAAAAAAGTGAGTGTGGATGAGGGGGACATCCCTTACCACCCACCCCAGCAAGTGCGGTTCCAGCATTCAAAAAATGGCAGGAGCCTTTCCGCACCACCCATCATGGTGAGTAAGGAGACCCAGTTCCCTTCTGCTGACAGCCTGGCTGCTTATACCCACCAGCTGGCCCCGCAGCAGCCCCTGGGTGCTCCACAGGCGTCTTGTGCCCCTGGTGGCCCCAGCATCACTTTCCTGCCAGACCAGACTATCTCCATTAGACTTCCGTGTCCAGTGAGTCCAGAGGCAAAGCGCCACCCATGCCTGCTGACAAGAATGGTCAGAAGTCCCAACCTTGTCCACATAGAAGGGGACACGATAAAGACCAAGCAACAAGCCAGAGCCAACAAGGCAGGAGCCCCGGGAACACCACAAGCAGAACGGGATGCCCACGTTCTTCATGGACCCCACAAGACCCAGACTCAGGACCTTGTGGAAGCAGAAGTCCTCCAAGACCCACCCCAGCCAGGCCCAGCCCCTGTGATGCTCAAGAACCCCCTCCAGCAGTGCCTGGTGCCCCCCATTACCATGACCAAGAGTCCACCCCAGATGTATCCGGCAACTGCATTGACCAAGACGCCACTTCATTCATGCCTGGCATCCATGATGAATAGAGCCCCCACTCAGCCGTGCCCAGCACCCACAGCAACAATAGCCAAGACTCCACCCCAGGTGGACCCAGCAGTCCCAATGGCCAAGACCGCACTCCAGTCATGCCTGACAGCCATCTTGAACAAGATCCCAACCCAGCCATGTCCAGCTCCTGCAATAATGACAACAAAGACCCCACCGCAGCCGTGCCCGGCAGCTCCAGTGACAAAGACCCCAGCTCAGATGCGACCAACAGCCTTGATGACCAACACGGCACCCCAAGCACGACTGGCTGCCGTGATGGCCAAAATTCCACCCCAGATATGCCTGTTGACCTCGATTATCAAGCCCCCAACCCAGACAAGCCCAGAGCCCATGATGGCCAAGACCCCAGTGCAGACGTGCCCAGTGCCCATGATGGCTAAGACCCCACCCCAGACGTGCTCAGAGCCCGTGATGGCAGAGACCCCAGTGCGGTCGTGCCCGGTGCCCATGATGGCCAAGACCCCAGTGCAGACGTGCCCAGGGCCCGTGATGGCCAAGATTCTACCACAGACATGCCCCGTGCCTGTGATAGCCAAGACCCCACCCCAGACGTGCCCAGGGCCCGTGATGGCCAAGATTCTACCCCAGACATGCCCAGGGCCAGTGATAGCCAAGACCCCACCCCAGATGCGCCTGGCGGCCACAATGGCCAAAACCCCATTACAGACATGTCCAGCAGCCACAATAGCCAAGACCCCATCTCAGATACTCCCAGGGGCCTCAATGACCAAGACCCCTCCCCAGACTCGTCTGGCAGCCATGATCACCAAGACCCCAGCCCAATTACGCTCAGTGGCCACAATCCTCAGGACGCTGTGCCTGCTCCCTCCCACCGCTGGCAATCTGAAAGCTTCACCTCCAGCAGTCATGACAGCTGGGACTCCCAATACCTTGTCCCACAAGTGTCTGAACAAACCAAAGGCCACAGCTGTGGTGACTGCAAGACAGACCGTTAAAGTCTCGTCCCATTCACACTTGACTGggggaaagatgaaatactgccccCCACCACATCTGGGGGCTAGATCTCCCAAGTCTCCAGCCAGGCCTCTTTTGGAAGCTGACAAAATCAAGGCCTTCTCCCAGAAACAGGTGAAAACGGCAACCAAGTCTAGTAGCAGCGTGGCTGTGGAAGTCCCCAGGGCAAAGCCCTGGGCAAAAGTGGCTGAGCACAGAAACAAGGTGTCATCGCAGGCACGCCTGAGGACAGATGTCATGAATGTCCAGTCCCACGTATATGTGACTGGAGAAACAGCTGTGGTTTTGCCCCAGGCACAGCTGGGCACATGTCCGGCCAAGTCTTCGCCCCCGGCACAGCTGGCCACCTGTTCAACCACCACGTCAGCCCAGGGACATCTGCTTACAGAACTGACTGCGACCCTGCCCCAGGCATATCTGGGTACATGTCTGTCCAAGGCCCCACCCCAGGCATATCCACCTGCCCAGCTGACGACGGCCCCGTCCCTGGCATATCCTGGCATGTGTCTGACCAAGACACAATCCCAAGCACATTTGGCCACAGGAGTCCTGTCTCAAGCACATCTCCTCACCGGGCTGACCAAGGCACAGTCCCAAGCCCAGCTGGTCACAGAGACAGCCAAGTGCCTCTACCCCGCTCACCAGGCTTCAGAACTCAGCAACAAGACCAATTCCCAGCCACTCCTGACTGGGTTTAAGGCCTCCACGCAGCCCTACCTGCACATCGGCTCCCTTGGCACTTTGTCCCGAGCCAAGACAGAAGACAGACTGACCCAGCTCCCAGCCCACAGCTATATGCAGGGCAAAGCCACCCAGGGCCCATGCCAGGGGTCCTCCAAGACCCAGAGCATGCTGATGCCTCTGTTGTCATCCTCTGGACACCCCACATGTAATGTTGAATCCTGGGGCGACAGTGGGGTTGCCCGGGCTCAGCCATCGACCGCCAGCCCAGCTGCACCCAGCCAGGAAGAGCTGGCAGcctcccagctcccctccctgtGCGCAGAACTGGCCACCGTGCTGGGTTCTCAGGAGGACCTCCGCACCCTGCTAGTGAAAGCCCTCGCCCAGGGAGAAGTGAGGGCAGCACTGAACCAGGCCCTATCTAAGGAGATCCTGGGCGCCACGATCGCCAAGGCCCTGCCCCAGAGCGCGCTGGGCACAGCGCTGGTGAAGGCGCTGTCCTGGGGCGAGCTGGGTGCCTCCCTGTCCCGAGTCCTTTCCCGGGGTGAGCTGCGGGCAGAACTCACTAAGGCCATGCAGGGCAAACTGGTAGATGTGCTCAGCAAAGCCCTGACGGAAGAGGAGCGGGCCACCCTGAGCCAGGCCCTGTGTCAGGGTGAGCTGGGCGCTGTCCTGAGCCAGTCCTTGTCTCAGGCAGTCCTCAAGACAGGACTCGTCCTCCCTAAGGCCACGGCTTCGAAAACGGCAGGAAGGGGGATGATGGTGATGCCAGCCCCGGTGGAGATGGACTACAGGGGGAGCCAGTCCACTGCATGGGGGCCCACGCTGAGCCCTGGGAGACCACAGCTCAGTAAG GGCCCTGTGAACGCCGGTGTGGCTGGTGGCCCAGCACGGAACTCTGCTGCCCCCAGTGTTGCGATCGGCCCCATGACCAGTGCCGTGGCCCCTGGCGCTGTATGGGAACCAACCAGGTGTGCTGTGTCATGGGATGCTGTGGGCAGAGAGGCGGCGGTGGATCCTGGACGGTCAGGGAAGCTGGTGGCGTCAGTGCAGGCTGTGGAAAAGATCATTGTGCGAGCTGTTGTCACGATCCAGGCATGTACACGTGGCTACCTGGTACGTCAGACCATCAAGGTGTGGCACCAGTGGGCCGTTGTCATCCAGGCTGCCTGGCGTGGCTATCGTGTCCGGCGGGACCTCACCCAGCTCTGCAGAGCTGCCACCATCATCCAAGCCACGTGGCGAGGCTACTGCATCCGACAGAGCTGTGCCCAGCAAATGCTGCCCCTGGGCACATGGGCCAAGGTGGGCAGCAGGGTCATATCGACCCCCAGCCACCGCTGCTTCCAGTCCTGCCAGCCACATGTCTGCGCCTTCTGCCAGCCATCGAGTACCGGGCTGGGGAGTTTCCCCAGTGTGGTGATGCTTGTGGGTTCCAACCCCCGCACATGTCACATGTGTGGTCACACCCTGCCCACACGGGTGGTGCAGGGCATGGGCCAGGGCACCATGGGCCAGGCAGACATGTCGAGGGGCTGTGACACCCAGCTGACCCATCAGAGTACTCAGCAGCTCCATAGCCAGAACAAGGCAGCCACAATCATCCAGGCTGCCTGGAGGGGCTTTGTTGTACGTCACCAACTGAGGAAGCAGCAGGTCGCGGCCAAGATGCTTCAAGCCACCTGGCGTGGCCACTACACCCGGGCCTCCCTCACCACAGATGCACTCTTGGGGCCAGCAGTGTGGGACAACCCACAGAATATGCAGTGGCCAGGAGTCTAG
- the CIST1 gene encoding putative LOC729966 homolog, with the protein METSTKHFSPQSSEADSTIHPSTLSSEADSTTPYSPSNSEATPTIYPSSDSTSSGFTLASPQPETLPHPSSGSPNSELTSTSHSSRPSSITLALHWSPTSSSPRTEPPCMPLATTDGTSVASGSAPGDTGAPELHRSPGVVVAVCLLVSILLIGVVRMAMRCCHQGVSEFQKLDEVSMGTMSQRSSFAHCPPR; encoded by the exons ATGGAAACTTCCACCAAACATTTCAGCCCCCAAAGTTCAGAGGCAGACTCTACCATCCACCCCAGTACCCTTAGTTCAGAGGCAGACTCCACTACCCCCTACAGTCCCTCAAATTCAGAGGCAACCCCCACCATTTATCCCAGCTCCGACTCCACAAGTTCAGGGTTCACGCTTGCCTCCCCACAACCAGAGACACTCCCTCACCCCAGTTCTGGCTCCCCCAATTCAGAGCTCACCTCCACCTCCCACTCCAGCCGCCCGAGTTCCATCACCTTGGCCCTGCACTGGAGCCCCACTTCCTCCAGCCCCAGAACGGAGCCCCCCTGCATGCCGTTGGCCACCACTGACGGTACTTCTGTGGCCTCTGGCTCTG CTCCAGGGGACACTGGGGCCCCCGAGTTGCACAGGAGCCCGGGTGTGGTGGTGGCCGTGTGTCTGCTGGTATCCATTTTGCTCATTGGGGTTGTGAGAATGGCCATGAGGTGCTGCCACCAGGGCGTGTCTGAGTTCCAGAAGCTGGATGAGGTGTCCATG GGGACCATGAGCCAAAGGTCATCCTTCGCCCATTGCCCACCACGGTGA